From one Pirellulales bacterium genomic stretch:
- the solA gene encoding N-methyl-L-tryptophan oxidase, whose amino-acid sequence MSSYDVIVIGGAGGVGSAALYHLAQHGVKVLGLDRFPPGHDRGSSHGRTRIIRQAYFEHSDYVPLLLRAYELWDELSQRCGKRLYHEIGLLQIGPSNGRVVPGVLESARQHGLLVDRLTARQAMARFPAFRIPDDWEAVFEQRAGYLDVEDCVLAHLSEAQILGAELQTGVQVLCWSVENGTVSVDTDAGQFHAGKLVMAAGAWAGQLLSHLGILLTVLRAPVFWYPIIDDALRADRGCPAYLFDTPQCPYGIPQVDEFGFKIAEHGNREKKQSLADPLQVNRQLDPNDQARVEGFLREHIPGVGRPHLHHSVCLYTMSPDENFIVDVHPQFPQVVFAAGLSGHGFKFTCVLGEILADLALAGRTSHPIGFLNRRRFGTV is encoded by the coding sequence ATGTCATCCTACGACGTCATTGTGATCGGCGGAGCCGGTGGCGTCGGCAGTGCTGCGCTATATCATTTGGCACAGCACGGCGTAAAAGTACTGGGCTTGGATCGCTTTCCGCCGGGGCACGATCGGGGCAGTTCTCACGGCCGCACCCGCATTATCCGCCAGGCCTACTTCGAACATTCAGATTACGTGCCGCTGCTGCTTCGCGCCTACGAACTGTGGGATGAACTGTCGCAGCGCTGCGGCAAACGGCTGTATCACGAAATCGGCCTATTGCAAATCGGGCCGTCCAATGGGCGAGTGGTTCCGGGGGTCCTCGAATCCGCCCGGCAGCACGGTTTATTAGTCGATCGCCTGACTGCCAGACAAGCAATGGCGCGCTTTCCGGCGTTCCGTATCCCCGATGATTGGGAAGCCGTTTTCGAGCAGCGCGCCGGTTATCTCGACGTGGAAGACTGCGTTTTAGCGCATCTGAGCGAAGCCCAAATACTCGGCGCCGAATTGCAAACCGGGGTGCAAGTGCTCTGTTGGTCCGTGGAAAATGGAACTGTGTCGGTCGACACCGACGCCGGCCAATTTCACGCCGGCAAATTAGTCATGGCGGCCGGAGCTTGGGCCGGACAACTTTTATCCCATCTCGGCATCCTACTGACGGTCCTCCGCGCTCCGGTGTTTTGGTATCCCATCATCGACGATGCATTAAGGGCCGACCGCGGCTGCCCTGCCTATCTGTTCGACACGCCCCAGTGCCCTTACGGCATTCCGCAAGTGGACGAATTCGGATTCAAAATCGCGGAACATGGCAACCGTGAAAAAAAGCAATCGCTGGCCGATCCGCTGCAGGTCAATCGACAGTTGGACCCCAACGATCAAGCCCGCGTGGAAGGGTTTCTCCGGGAACACATTCCCGGCGTAGGTCGGCCGCATCTGCATCACAGCGTGTGTCTCTACACCATGTCGCCCGATGAAAACTTCATTGTCGACGTGCATCCGCAATTTCCGCAAGTAGTGTTTGCGGCTGGGCTTTCCGGGCATGGCTTCAAGTTCACCTGCGTACTCGGTGAAATTTTGGCCGATTTGGCGCTGGCCGGCCGTACCAGTCACCCCATTGGCTTTCTAAACCGCCGGAGGTTTGGAACCGTGTAG
- a CDS encoding YetF domain-containing protein, whose product MLLADVETVTFAQHVGNFLHQLFGGDIPETPLALYQVAARAALVYLAGLVVVRIGKSRLISRTTSLDVILGFILGSLLSRGITGSGSISGTLLASAVIVAVHWLLTAIACRSHWFGNLLKGSSELVVENGQALLRPMRRHHISDHDLIEQIRLRGVDNLQEVRAAYTERNGEISMLKRESPPRIVDVAVQNGVQTVRIALG is encoded by the coding sequence ATGTTACTTGCCGACGTCGAAACCGTCACGTTCGCGCAGCACGTGGGAAATTTTCTACATCAACTGTTTGGCGGCGACATTCCCGAGACGCCGCTGGCATTGTATCAGGTGGCGGCGCGGGCAGCGCTGGTGTATTTGGCGGGCTTGGTCGTGGTGCGCATCGGGAAAAGCCGACTGATTAGCCGCACGACGTCGCTGGACGTGATTTTGGGTTTTATCCTGGGTTCGCTGCTGAGCCGGGGAATTACCGGGAGTGGGTCGATCAGCGGCACGTTATTGGCCTCGGCGGTGATTGTGGCGGTCCATTGGCTGCTAACGGCCATTGCGTGCCGGTCGCATTGGTTCGGGAATTTACTGAAAGGATCGTCGGAATTGGTGGTCGAAAATGGACAAGCGTTGCTGCGACCGATGCGTCGCCACCATATTTCGGATCACGATTTGATCGAACAGATTCGGCTGCGCGGGGTCGACAATTTGCAAGAAGTGCGGGCCGCTTATACGGAGCGCAACGGAGAAATTAGCATGCTCAAGCGGGAGTCGCCGCCGCGCATTGTCGACGTGGCGGTGCAAAACGGGGTGCAAACGGTGCGGATAGCGCTGGGGTAG